In one window of Hevea brasiliensis isolate MT/VB/25A 57/8 chromosome 10, ASM3005281v1, whole genome shotgun sequence DNA:
- the LOC110647949 gene encoding EPIDERMAL PATTERNING FACTOR-like protein 9, whose product MANSKQCNLLLLLFCFIIAAYVTQGSRTHQVLLLPNNPRIPVSQGVLNLQVGIEVQSSRNSRRLMIGSTAPTCTYNECRGCKYKCRAEQVPVEGNDPINSPYHYKCVCHG is encoded by the exons ATGGCAAACAGTAAACAATGCAACTTACTTCTGCTACTCTTCTGCTTTATCATTGCTGCATATGTTACTCAAG GATCCAGAACTCATCAAGTACTACTACTTCCTAATAATCCGAGAATCCCTGTCTCACAAGGAGTACTGAATTTGCAG GTTGGCATTGAAGTACAGAGTTCCAGGAATTCAAGGAGATTGATGATAGGATCCACAGCTCCTACTTGCACTTACAATGAATGCAGAGGATGCAAATACAAGTGTAGGGCTGAGCAGGTTCCTGTGGAAGGAAATGACCCAATAAATAGTCCATACCACTACAAATGTGTTTGTCATGGGTGA